The following are encoded in a window of Prevotella melaninogenica genomic DNA:
- a CDS encoding single-stranded DNA-binding protein, with protein sequence MNKVMLIGNVGREPEIKYYEADQCVASFTLATTERGYTLPNGTVVPDHTDWHNIVLFKALAKYAEKYIHKGDKLYIEGRVRYRTYDDKKGMRRYVTEIYGDNLEWLSASRKSESVSGEKVDDNASDTTDNSNLPF encoded by the coding sequence ATGAATAAAGTAATGTTAATTGGTAATGTTGGTCGAGAGCCAGAGATAAAATATTATGAGGCAGACCAATGTGTTGCCTCTTTTACTTTGGCAACAACGGAGCGTGGATATACACTTCCAAATGGTACGGTTGTACCTGATCACACTGATTGGCATAACATAGTTCTCTTTAAGGCATTGGCTAAGTATGCTGAGAAGTATATTCATAAAGGCGATAAACTTTATATTGAGGGGCGTGTGCGTTATCGTACTTATGATGATAAGAAAGGTATGCGTCGTTATGTTACAGAGATTTATGGTGACAACCTTGAATGGCTTTCCGCATCCCGTAAATCTGAAAGTGTGTCTGGAGAGAAAGTAGATGATAATGCTTCCGATACTACAGATAATTCTAATTTACCTTTTTAA
- the gldE gene encoding gliding motility-associated protein GldE: MDSFLVVFSSYISINPIDISVILAILLAVFLLSLSAFASASEIAFFSLSPTDIESLDPDKNASDKLIQQFRDDSERTLATILITNNLVNVAIIMLCNYIFSSLFTFKEEWLQFLCVTILLTFLLLLFGEIVPKVYSRRNPLAFCRSGVKGIVFFRKLFWPIETILLKSGAFAEKVVQKENRQLSVDDLEQALELTDKNDIKDEQGMLQGIIRFGDETAKEVMTSRQDIIDLDIRCSYEDVLKCIVDNNYSRIPVYQDNQDDIRGVLYIKDLLPHLSKPTNFRWQSLIRPPYFVPETKKIDDLLRDFQENKVHIAIVVDEFGGTSGIVTLEDILEEIVGEINDEFDEEERNYTKLGSNIYIFEGKTLLKDFSKILNLPDDEFDEIEGDADSVAGLLLEIKGDFPAVHEMLDYKNYKFEVLAIEERRISKVKVTVCGKDNE, encoded by the coding sequence ATGGATAGTTTTTTAGTAGTTTTTTCTTCTTATATAAGTATTAATCCAATAGATATTAGTGTGATTCTTGCAATTCTATTGGCTGTTTTTCTACTAAGTCTTTCGGCTTTTGCAAGTGCGTCGGAGATTGCTTTTTTTAGTTTATCTCCAACTGATATAGAGTCGCTTGACCCAGATAAGAATGCTTCTGATAAACTTATTCAGCAGTTTAGAGACGATAGTGAACGTACGTTGGCAACAATTCTGATTACGAATAATCTTGTCAATGTTGCGATTATTATGCTGTGTAATTATATCTTTTCCAGTCTGTTTACCTTTAAGGAGGAGTGGTTACAGTTTCTCTGTGTGACAATTCTTTTAACCTTTTTGCTTTTACTTTTTGGTGAAATAGTTCCGAAGGTTTATAGTAGAAGAAATCCATTGGCATTCTGTAGAAGTGGTGTCAAAGGCATTGTTTTCTTTCGTAAGTTGTTTTGGCCTATTGAAACTATACTGTTGAAAAGTGGTGCTTTTGCTGAAAAAGTAGTTCAAAAGGAGAATCGTCAGTTGTCTGTTGATGATCTTGAACAGGCTTTAGAATTGACTGATAAGAATGATATTAAGGATGAGCAGGGTATGCTGCAAGGTATTATTCGCTTTGGAGATGAGACTGCAAAAGAGGTAATGACTTCTCGTCAGGATATTATAGATTTGGATATCCGCTGTTCATATGAAGATGTCTTGAAATGTATCGTTGATAATAACTATTCTCGTATTCCTGTTTATCAAGATAATCAAGATGACATACGAGGTGTACTTTATATTAAGGATCTCCTGCCTCACCTATCTAAGCCAACTAACTTTAGATGGCAGAGTTTGATTCGACCACCTTATTTTGTTCCAGAGACGAAGAAGATAGACGATCTCTTACGTGACTTCCAAGAGAATAAAGTTCATATAGCTATTGTCGTTGATGAGTTTGGCGGTACGAGTGGTATTGTTACTTTAGAGGACATTCTTGAAGAAATTGTCGGAGAGATTAATGACGAGTTTGATGAAGAAGAGCGTAACTATACAAAGTTAGGTTCTAATATCTACATATTTGAGGGTAAAACTCTCTTGAAAGACTTCTCTAAGATTCTTAATCTCCCAGATGATGAGTTTGATGAGATAGAAGGTGATGCTGACTCCGTGGCAGGTTTACTATTAGAAATCAAAGGAGATTTCCCTGCAGTACATGAGATGCTGGACTATAAGAACTATAAGTTTGAAGTCTTAGCTATTGAAGAGCGTCGTATTAGTAAAGTTAAAGTTACTGTTTGTGGTAAGGATAACGAATGA
- a CDS encoding 4'-phosphopantetheinyl transferase family protein → MVRITNDAEGKVVIGLLEIERGRQAEKDGVHCILTEMLGYEPLVEHNEDGKPMVEGYHISISHTLGYVAVILSRDYEVGVDIEYVSDRVNRISSRFLRDDELFADTKDKLIVWCAKETMYKLFSSEHLALKDIKVDPQLSLVTNMKRNITLKFQCECSSKYILTYTWY, encoded by the coding sequence GTGGTAAGGATAACGAATGATGCCGAGGGTAAGGTCGTCATTGGTCTGTTGGAGATAGAGAGAGGAAGACAGGCTGAGAAAGATGGGGTACATTGTATCTTAACGGAAATGTTAGGCTATGAACCTTTAGTAGAACATAATGAGGATGGTAAACCAATGGTAGAGGGCTATCATATAAGTATATCTCATACTCTTGGTTATGTTGCTGTTATTCTTTCTCGTGACTATGAAGTTGGTGTTGATATAGAATACGTTTCTGATAGAGTAAACCGTATATCATCACGTTTCCTAAGAGATGATGAGCTCTTTGCTGATACAAAAGATAAGCTTATTGTTTGGTGTGCCAAGGAAACTATGTATAAGCTCTTTTCTTCTGAACATTTAGCTTTAAAAGATATAAAAGTAGACCCGCAGTTAAGCTTAGTAACTAATATGAAGCGTAATATCACGCTTAAGTTTCAATGTGAGTGTTCTTCAAAGTACATTTTGACTTACACTTGGTATTAA